The Vibrio astriarenae genome contains a region encoding:
- a CDS encoding NADH:ubiquinone reductase (Na(+)-transporting) subunit D: MSATKDMKQNLVSPIVDNNPIALQVLGVCSALAVTTKLETAFVMTLAVIFVTALSNFSVSLIRNHIPNSVRIIVQMAIIASLVIVVDQVLKAYLYDISKQLSVFVGLIITNCIVMGRAEAYAMKSAPLPSLIDGIGNGLGYGFVLITVGFFRELFGSGKLFGMEVLPLVSNGGWYQPNGMMLLAPSAFFLIGFMIWAIRTFRPEQVEAKE, encoded by the coding sequence ATGTCAGCAACCAAAGACATGAAACAGAACCTAGTCTCGCCAATCGTGGATAACAACCCGATTGCGCTTCAGGTTCTTGGTGTATGTTCTGCTTTGGCAGTAACGACCAAGCTTGAAACAGCATTTGTTATGACACTGGCGGTAATCTTCGTTACTGCACTGTCGAACTTCTCTGTTTCACTAATCCGTAACCACATTCCAAACAGTGTACGTATCATCGTGCAAATGGCGATCATCGCCTCTTTGGTAATCGTGGTAGACCAGGTGTTGAAAGCCTACCTGTACGATATCTCTAAACAGCTATCTGTATTCGTTGGCCTCATCATCACTAACTGTATCGTAATGGGCCGAGCTGAGGCGTATGCGATGAAGTCTGCGCCACTGCCTTCTCTTATTGACGGTATTGGCAACGGTCTAGGTTACGGTTTTGTACTCATCACAGTCGGCTTCTTCCGTGAACTATTCGGTTCAGGCAAACTATTCGGTATGGAAGTACTGCCACTTGTGAGTAATGGTGGTTGGTATCAACCAAACGGTATGATGCTACTCGCACCATCCGCTTTCTTCTTGATCGGTTTCATGATCTGGGCGATTCGTACGTTCAGACCTGAGCAAGTAGAAGCGAAGGAGTAA
- the nqrF gene encoding NADH:ubiquinone reductase (Na(+)-transporting) subunit F codes for MNTIILGVVMFTLIVLALVLVILFAKSKLVPTGDITISVNDDPSLAIVTQPGGKLLSALAGAGVFVSSACGGGGSCGQCRVKVKSGGGDILPTELDHITKGEAREGERLACQVAMKTDMDIELPEEIFGVKKWECSVISNDNKATFIKELKLQIPDGESVPFRAGGYIQIEAPAHHVKYADFDVPEEYREDWDKFNLFRYESKVNEETIRAYSMANYPEEHGIIMLNVRIATPPPNNPDVPPGIMSSFIWSLKEGDKCTISGPFGEFFAKDTDAEMVFVGGGAGMAPMRSHIFDQLKRLKSKRKMSFWYGARSRREMFYVEDFDGLQAENDNFVWHCALSDPMPEDNWDGYTGFIHNVLYDNYLRDHEAPEDCEYYMCGPPMMNAAVIGMLKDLGVEEENILLDDFGG; via the coding sequence ATGAATACTATTATTCTTGGTGTAGTGATGTTTACTCTGATTGTACTGGCATTAGTACTAGTGATTTTGTTCGCTAAGTCTAAGCTGGTACCGACAGGTGACATTACGATCTCTGTGAACGATGACCCTTCACTGGCTATCGTGACACAACCAGGTGGTAAGCTATTGAGTGCATTGGCTGGCGCTGGTGTATTCGTATCTTCCGCTTGTGGTGGTGGTGGCTCTTGTGGTCAGTGCCGCGTTAAAGTGAAATCAGGTGGTGGTGACATTCTACCGACCGAGCTTGACCATATTACAAAGGGTGAAGCGCGTGAAGGTGAGCGTCTAGCATGTCAGGTTGCAATGAAAACTGACATGGATATCGAGCTCCCTGAAGAAATCTTTGGTGTTAAAAAGTGGGAATGTTCGGTTATCTCAAATGATAACAAGGCGACATTCATTAAAGAGCTTAAACTTCAGATTCCTGATGGTGAATCAGTGCCTTTCCGCGCTGGTGGTTACATTCAGATTGAAGCACCAGCTCACCATGTGAAATACGCTGACTTCGATGTTCCTGAAGAATACCGTGAAGACTGGGATAAGTTTAACTTGTTCCGTTACGAATCTAAGGTGAACGAAGAGACAATCCGTGCATACTCAATGGCTAACTACCCAGAAGAGCACGGCATTATCATGCTGAACGTACGTATTGCGACTCCGCCGCCAAATAACCCAGATGTACCACCAGGCATCATGTCATCATTTATTTGGTCTCTAAAAGAGGGCGATAAGTGTACAATTTCTGGTCCGTTCGGTGAGTTCTTCGCGAAAGATACGGATGCTGAAATGGTCTTCGTTGGTGGTGGTGCGGGTATGGCGCCAATGCGCTCGCATATCTTCGACCAGCTTAAGCGTTTGAAGTCTAAGCGTAAGATGTCTTTCTGGTACGGTGCTCGTTCTAGGCGTGAGATGTTCTACGTAGAAGATTTTGATGGCCTACAGGCTGAAAATGATAACTTCGTATGGCACTGTGCTCTGTCTGACCCAATGCCAGAAGATAACTGGGATGGTTATACCGGCTTCATCCACAACGTGCTTTACGATAACTACCTACGTGATCACGAAGCGCCGGAAGACTGTGAATACTACATGTGTGGTCCACCAATGATGAACGCAGCTGTTATCGGCATGCTGAAAGATCTAGGTGTAGAAGAAGAGAACATTCTTCTTGATGACTTTGGTGGCTAA
- a CDS encoding FAD:protein FMN transferase, protein MRVLLVAFASLLALVGCEQSRQQVHLSGPTMGTSYNIKYISQDGLPSSDVVQAEVDRLLEEVNDQMSTYRPDSELSLFNQSTDLEPFEVSPQTALVVKEAIRLNGLTQGALDVTVGPLVNLWGFGPEARRDKVPSEEKLAARKAMTGIEHLSTEGNFIRKDIPDLYVDLSTIAKGWGVDVLAEYLNELGVADYMVEVGGEMRLKGLNRESIPWRIAIEKPTAEERSIQEIIEPGDMAVATSGDYRNYFERNGVRYSHIIDPQTGMPINNRVVSVTVIHPSSMTADGLATGLMVMGEEAGMAVAELENIPAMMIIKTDEGFVERVSSAYKSYQN, encoded by the coding sequence GTGAGAGTATTACTTGTTGCATTCGCGTCATTACTTGCCTTAGTTGGATGTGAACAGTCACGTCAGCAGGTGCATTTGAGTGGCCCTACGATGGGAACGAGCTATAACATTAAATACATTAGCCAAGATGGTTTGCCTTCATCTGATGTGGTTCAGGCCGAGGTTGATCGCTTACTCGAAGAGGTCAATGATCAAATGTCGACCTACCGCCCTGACTCTGAGTTGAGCCTGTTTAATCAATCGACCGACCTTGAACCTTTTGAGGTGTCACCACAAACTGCATTGGTGGTGAAAGAAGCGATTCGCCTGAACGGTCTTACTCAAGGTGCACTCGATGTCACCGTTGGGCCTTTGGTTAATCTCTGGGGGTTTGGTCCTGAAGCCCGTAGAGATAAAGTCCCAAGTGAAGAAAAACTGGCTGCCCGCAAAGCAATGACGGGCATAGAGCACCTGTCGACAGAAGGTAACTTTATTCGCAAAGACATTCCTGATCTTTACGTTGACCTATCGACCATAGCAAAAGGCTGGGGTGTCGATGTGCTCGCTGAGTATCTTAATGAGTTGGGGGTTGCAGATTACATGGTGGAAGTTGGCGGTGAAATGCGCCTCAAAGGCCTTAACCGTGAGAGTATTCCATGGCGAATTGCAATTGAAAAACCCACTGCAGAAGAGCGTTCGATTCAAGAAATTATTGAGCCTGGTGACATGGCGGTGGCAACATCGGGAGATTACCGTAACTACTTTGAACGTAATGGCGTAAGGTATTCACACATTATCGACCCGCAAACGGGTATGCCCATCAACAATCGCGTAGTATCCGTGACGGTTATCCACCCATCTTCAATGACAGCAGACGGTCTAGCGACTGGCTTGATGGTGATGGGAGAAGAAGCGGGTATGGCAGTTGCTGAGCTGGAAAATATTCCGGCAATGATGATAATTAAGACAGACGAAGGGTTTGTAGAGCGAGTGTCCAGCGCTTACAAGTCTTATCAAAACTAG
- a CDS encoding NADH:ubiquinone reductase (Na(+)-transporting) subunit B codes for MALKKFLEDIEHHFEPGGKHEKWFALYEAAATLFYTPGLVTKKSSHVRDSVDLKRIMIMVWFAVFPAMFWGMYNAGGQAIAALNHLYVGEQLNEVIAGNWHYWLTEMLGGTLTAEAGWASKMLLGATYFLPIYATVFIVGGFWEVLFCMVRKHEVNEGFFVTSILFALIVPPTLPLWQAALGITFGVVVAKEIFGGTGRNFLNPALAGRAFLFFAYPGQISGDVVWTAADGFSGATALSQWAQGGNGELMNTVTGAPITWMDAFIGNIPGSIGEVSTLALIIGAAMIVYMRIASWRIIAGVMIGMIAVSTLFNVIGSDTNPMFSMPWHWHLVLGGFAFGMFFMATDPVSASFTNSGKWWYGILIGAMCVMIRVVNPAYPEGMMLAILFANLFAPLFDHVVIEKNIKRRLARYGK; via the coding sequence ATGGCTCTTAAGAAGTTTCTTGAAGACATCGAGCATCATTTTGAACCAGGCGGCAAACACGAAAAATGGTTTGCACTTTATGAAGCGGCGGCAACGCTGTTTTACACACCTGGTCTTGTCACTAAAAAGAGCTCGCACGTACGTGATAGCGTTGACCTAAAACGCATCATGATCATGGTTTGGTTCGCCGTATTCCCAGCAATGTTCTGGGGTATGTACAACGCGGGTGGTCAAGCAATCGCTGCTTTGAATCACTTGTACGTTGGCGAACAGCTTAACGAGGTAATTGCAGGCAACTGGCATTACTGGCTAACCGAAATGCTGGGCGGGACACTCACCGCTGAGGCCGGTTGGGCGAGTAAGATGCTACTAGGTGCAACCTACTTCCTACCAATCTACGCTACGGTGTTTATCGTGGGTGGTTTCTGGGAAGTGTTGTTCTGTATGGTTCGTAAACACGAAGTGAACGAAGGCTTCTTTGTTACCTCTATCTTGTTTGCTCTCATCGTTCCACCAACGCTACCTCTATGGCAAGCAGCACTAGGTATCACCTTTGGTGTTGTTGTTGCGAAAGAGATTTTCGGTGGTACAGGCCGTAACTTCCTCAACCCAGCTCTGGCTGGTCGTGCTTTCCTATTCTTTGCTTACCCAGGTCAAATCTCGGGTGACGTCGTATGGACTGCAGCGGATGGCTTCTCGGGTGCGACAGCACTGAGCCAGTGGGCGCAAGGCGGCAACGGTGAGCTGATGAACACAGTGACTGGCGCACCGATCACTTGGATGGATGCGTTCATTGGTAACATCCCTGGTTCTATTGGTGAAGTATCAACGTTGGCATTGATTATCGGTGCTGCAATGATTGTCTACATGCGTATTGCATCGTGGCGCATTATTGCGGGCGTTATGATCGGTATGATTGCGGTATCCACGCTGTTTAACGTGATCGGCTCTGATACTAACCCTATGTTCAGCATGCCATGGCATTGGCACCTAGTTCTAGGTGGTTTCGCATTCGGTATGTTCTTTATGGCAACTGACCCAGTGTCGGCCTCATTTACTAACTCAGGTAAATGGTGGTACGGCATCTTGATTGGTGCAATGTGTGTCATGATTCGTGTTGTTAACCCAGCGTACCCTGAAGGTATGATGCTGGCGATTCTATTCGCGAACCTGTTTGCACCATTGTTCGACCACGTTGTAATCGAGAAGAACATCAAACGGAGACTAGCGCGCTATGGCAAGTAA
- a CDS encoding type IV pilin protein has product MTLIEIMIVVVLIGVLASIAYPTFTHHVRQAHRQTVKADMLKIQLLLEQGYHNGQYSQTGIVSGSTCLVCDTDARRYEIDVSISGSQYTVTATAQSDSGQVNDRCQDVQYLSLTLNQAGQAAPAECW; this is encoded by the coding sequence ATGACACTGATCGAAATAATGATCGTCGTTGTGTTAATCGGTGTACTCGCGAGTATCGCTTACCCGACATTCACACACCATGTTAGACAGGCGCATCGCCAGACAGTGAAAGCTGACATGCTTAAAATACAGCTGCTACTTGAGCAGGGTTATCACAATGGGCAATACAGCCAAACGGGTATCGTCTCAGGAAGCACCTGTCTAGTTTGCGACACAGATGCAAGGCGCTATGAAATCGACGTGTCCATTTCTGGTAGTCAATACACGGTGACCGCCACCGCGCAAAGCGACTCAGGTCAGGTTAACGATCGCTGTCAGGACGTTCAGTATTTATCATTAACCCTGAACCAAGCAGGCCAAGCAGCACCCGCTGAATGTTGGTAG
- a CDS encoding Na(+)-translocating NADH-quinone reductase subunit C, with the protein MASNNDSIKKTLGVVVGLSLVCSIIVSAAAVGLRSKQQANAVLDKQSKIVEVAGISAEGSVPELFAEYIEPRLVNFDTGEYVEGDAQAYDQRKAAKDPETSIRLSSDQDDAKILRRANTGVVYLVKSEDGFSKVILPVHGNGLWSMMYAFVAVESDGNTVSGITYYEQGETPGLGGEVENPAWRAQFVGKKLFDENHKPAIQVVKGGAPAGSEHGVDGLSGATLTGNGVQGTFDFWLGDLGFGPFLTSVRDGGLN; encoded by the coding sequence ATGGCAAGTAATAACGATAGCATTAAAAAGACGCTGGGCGTTGTTGTTGGACTTAGCTTAGTTTGTTCAATCATCGTATCAGCGGCAGCAGTGGGCCTGCGCAGTAAGCAACAAGCAAACGCTGTGCTAGATAAGCAGAGCAAGATTGTTGAAGTTGCAGGCATCTCAGCGGAAGGTTCAGTTCCTGAACTTTTCGCCGAGTACATCGAACCTCGCTTGGTTAACTTTGATACGGGTGAGTACGTAGAGGGTGATGCACAGGCATATGACCAGCGTAAAGCGGCAAAAGACCCTGAAACGTCTATTCGTCTAAGCTCAGACCAAGATGATGCTAAAATCCTTCGTCGCGCGAATACTGGTGTTGTTTACCTAGTGAAGTCAGAAGATGGCTTCTCTAAGGTGATTCTACCTGTCCACGGCAATGGTCTTTGGTCAATGATGTACGCATTTGTTGCAGTTGAAAGTGACGGCAACACAGTGTCGGGTATTACTTACTACGAGCAGGGCGAAACTCCTGGACTTGGTGGCGAAGTAGAAAACCCAGCATGGCGTGCTCAGTTCGTGGGTAAAAAGCTCTTTGATGAGAACCACAAACCAGCGATCCAAGTCGTGAAGGGTGGTGCACCTGCTGGCTCTGAACACGGTGTTGATGGCCTATCTGGCGCAACACTAACTGGTAACGGTGTTCAGGGTACTTTCGACTTCTGGTTAGGTGATCTGGGCTTTGGTCCTTTCCTTACCTCAGTTCGTGATGGAGGCTTGAACTAA
- the nqrE gene encoding NADH:ubiquinone reductase (Na(+)-transporting) subunit E, translated as MEHYISLLVKSIFIENLALSFFLGMCTFLAVSKKVKTSFGLGVAVVVVLTIAVPVNNLLYNLVLKENALVAGIDLSFLNFITFIGVIAALVQILEMVLDRFFPPLYNALGIFLPLITVNCAIFGGVSFMVQRDYNFAESVVYGFGSGIGWMLAIVALAGIREKMKYSDVPPGLRGLGITFISVGLMALGFMSFSGVQL; from the coding sequence ATGGAACATTACATTAGCTTATTAGTTAAATCGATTTTCATCGAAAACTTGGCTCTCTCTTTCTTCCTAGGTATGTGTACATTCCTAGCGGTATCTAAGAAAGTTAAAACGTCATTTGGTCTTGGTGTTGCGGTTGTTGTTGTATTGACGATCGCGGTTCCAGTGAACAACCTACTTTACAACTTAGTGCTAAAAGAAAATGCCTTGGTTGCTGGTATTGACCTGAGCTTCTTGAACTTTATCACCTTCATCGGTGTTATTGCGGCTTTGGTTCAAATCCTGGAGATGGTTTTAGACCGCTTCTTCCCACCACTATACAACGCGCTAGGTATCTTCCTGCCTTTAATCACGGTTAACTGTGCGATCTTCGGTGGTGTTTCTTTCATGGTTCAACGTGACTACAACTTTGCTGAGTCTGTTGTTTACGGCTTTGGTTCTGGTATCGGTTGGATGCTAGCAATCGTTGCACTAGCGGGTATCCGTGAGAAGATGAAGTACTCTGATGTACCTCCTGGTCTACGTGGTCTTGGTATTACGTTCATCAGTGTTGGTCTTATGGCGTTAGGCTTTATGTCTTTCTCCGGTGTTCAACTGTAA
- a CDS encoding type IV pilus modification PilV family protein: protein MIFKQAGFSLIEVLVAFLLIGIAAISLIKLQVHMEQQSEHAVKRLRALRLAENQLEWFRTRGASSSLSTVSTANFADIETGALSSGDYTLEWTVPGATMSGSLKTITITASWQDRLGEAQSVQLRTMISRYSEFGEN from the coding sequence ATGATCTTTAAGCAAGCAGGCTTTAGCCTAATTGAAGTACTTGTCGCCTTCCTACTCATTGGTATTGCAGCGATAAGTCTCATTAAGCTGCAAGTTCATATGGAGCAGCAATCAGAGCATGCAGTGAAGCGCTTACGAGCCCTGCGCTTAGCAGAAAATCAGTTAGAATGGTTTAGAACTCGTGGAGCATCGAGCTCGCTTTCGACGGTTTCAACAGCGAATTTTGCTGATATAGAAACTGGCGCGCTCTCTTCTGGTGACTATACCCTTGAGTGGACAGTGCCTGGTGCAACAATGTCCGGGTCATTAAAAACCATCACGATAACGGCGAGTTGGCAAGACCGTTTGGGTGAAGCGCAATCGGTTCAACTTAGGACGATGATTTCACGTTACAGTGAGTTTGGTGAAAACTAG
- the nqrM gene encoding (Na+)-NQR maturation NqrM, with product MSTFLITFGVFLAVIAAMAVGYIFQKKVVKGSCGGLGAVGIDKVCNCPEPCDARKKREAREAARAEKLAAWDKDRIA from the coding sequence ATGAGTACATTTCTAATTACATTCGGTGTTTTTTTGGCTGTGATAGCTGCAATGGCAGTGGGTTACATTTTTCAAAAGAAAGTCGTGAAAGGCAGCTGTGGCGGCTTGGGTGCGGTTGGCATCGATAAGGTTTGTAACTGTCCAGAGCCATGTGATGCACGTAAAAAACGTGAGGCACGCGAAGCAGCTCGCGCTGAAAAGCTAGCCGCTTGGGATAAAGACCGTATTGCTTAA
- a CDS encoding AbgT family transporter: MSNQAINKAPEPKPSGMDRFLNFIERAGNKIPDPAILFFWALVIVWVASAALSNVSFDLINPRTGDALEVTNLLTGEALASFLANMVTTFTGFAPLGIVLVAMLGVGVADSSGFITTGLKKMLNFTPAKLLTPMLILVAIVSHTAADAGYVLVIPLGGIIFHAAGRHPLAGIAAAFAGVSGGFAANFVPSGIDPLLAGFTQTAANVLDPEYIVNPLANIFFTGLSSILIVCIGWVVTEKVIEPRLANTEIDEDAEEAPDLGTFTETESKAFRAAGWAMVAGIALLIAAIMPESSALRSPEGEITAFSAPLMQSIVPLIFILFIIPGYVYGRVSGTFKNSNDVIKAMGDTMSTMGAYIVMSFFCAQFLAAFAQSNIGTMLALYGAEGLKAMNLAGEATIVGMILLTAFVNLLVGSASAKWALIGPILVPMLMAVGISPELSQAAYRVGDSVSNIISPLMVFFPLVVVYCQRYVKSTGIGTLASLMMPYSIAMLIGWTIFLLAYWALGIPLGIQAPYTYTM; encoded by the coding sequence ATGAGTAACCAAGCAATTAATAAAGCACCTGAGCCGAAGCCGAGCGGCATGGATCGCTTTTTAAACTTCATTGAGCGCGCAGGTAACAAAATTCCTGATCCAGCAATCCTGTTCTTCTGGGCTCTCGTTATTGTATGGGTAGCATCAGCTGCACTTTCAAACGTCTCTTTTGATCTGATCAACCCGCGTACTGGCGACGCGCTTGAAGTGACTAACCTGCTAACGGGTGAAGCACTTGCGAGCTTCCTTGCAAACATGGTAACAACCTTCACGGGCTTTGCACCTCTGGGTATCGTTCTTGTTGCGATGTTGGGTGTTGGTGTTGCTGATTCTTCAGGCTTCATCACAACTGGCCTTAAGAAGATGCTGAACTTCACGCCAGCGAAACTTCTAACGCCAATGCTAATTCTTGTTGCTATCGTATCGCACACTGCTGCGGACGCTGGTTACGTTCTTGTTATCCCTCTAGGTGGTATCATCTTCCACGCAGCAGGTCGTCACCCTCTAGCGGGTATCGCGGCAGCATTTGCTGGTGTATCGGGTGGCTTTGCAGCGAACTTCGTACCATCGGGTATTGACCCTCTACTAGCAGGCTTCACGCAAACTGCGGCTAACGTACTTGACCCAGAGTACATTGTTAACCCACTAGCGAACATCTTCTTCACTGGCCTATCTTCTATTCTGATCGTGTGTATCGGTTGGGTTGTGACTGAAAAAGTGATTGAACCACGCCTTGCTAACACTGAAATTGATGAAGATGCTGAAGAAGCACCTGATCTAGGTACGTTTACAGAGACAGAATCAAAAGCTTTCCGCGCTGCGGGTTGGGCAATGGTGGCAGGTATTGCGCTACTTATCGCTGCTATCATGCCAGAGTCTTCTGCACTGCGCTCTCCTGAAGGTGAAATCACGGCATTCTCTGCGCCACTAATGCAGTCAATCGTACCGCTAATCTTTATCCTGTTTATCATTCCAGGTTATGTATACGGTCGCGTATCTGGCACATTTAAGAACAGCAACGATGTGATTAAAGCGATGGGCGACACTATGTCGACAATGGGCGCTTACATTGTTATGTCTTTCTTCTGTGCACAGTTCCTTGCAGCTTTCGCACAGTCAAACATCGGTACTATGCTAGCGCTTTACGGTGCTGAAGGTCTTAAAGCGATGAACCTTGCTGGTGAAGCAACGATCGTTGGTATGATTCTTCTGACAGCATTCGTTAACCTTCTAGTAGGTTCTGCATCTGCGAAGTGGGCACTGATTGGCCCAATCCTAGTTCCAATGCTAATGGCCGTGGGTATCTCTCCAGAGCTATCTCAGGCAGCTTACCGTGTAGGTGATTCTGTATCGAACATCATCTCACCGCTAATGGTATTCTTCCCACTTGTTGTGGTTTACTGTCAGCGTTACGTTAAGTCGACCGGTATCGGTACTCTAGCTTCTCTAATGATGCCGTACTCTATCGCGATGCTAATTGGTTGGACTATCTTCCTACTCGCATACTGGGCTCTAGGAATTCCACTAGGTATTCAAGCGCCATACACTTACACAATGTAA
- the fghA gene encoding S-formylglutathione hydrolase produces MNLTNISQAKVFGGWHKQYTHSSSDLNCDMRFAIFLPPNATKESPVPVMYWLSGLTCTDENFMQKAGAFRKAAELGIAIVTPDTSPRGDDVPDDPEQAYDFGLGAGFYLNATQKPWDQHYQMYSYVVDELPKLIEAHFPVTTKRAISGHSMGGHGALTIGLKHPELFCSISAFSPIVNPMTCPWGQKAFSHYLGSDRATWADYDSVELLKKQSAIQPILIDQGGSDHFSEEQLQPEKLIAAAEQTGHVIELRMQAGYDHSYYFIQSFIDDHLAFHAAHLFPSSEED; encoded by the coding sequence ATGAACCTAACCAATATAAGCCAAGCAAAAGTGTTTGGCGGATGGCATAAACAGTATACCCACTCTTCAAGTGACCTGAATTGCGATATGCGTTTTGCTATTTTTCTTCCGCCCAATGCGACAAAAGAGAGCCCTGTTCCTGTGATGTATTGGCTTTCAGGACTGACTTGCACCGATGAAAACTTCATGCAAAAAGCGGGAGCTTTTCGCAAAGCGGCGGAGCTTGGTATCGCCATCGTTACACCAGACACCAGCCCGCGTGGTGATGACGTTCCTGATGATCCAGAACAAGCCTATGACTTTGGTCTCGGTGCTGGCTTCTACCTAAATGCGACACAAAAGCCTTGGGATCAGCACTACCAAATGTACAGCTATGTGGTCGATGAGCTTCCAAAGTTGATTGAAGCGCACTTTCCAGTCACAACAAAACGCGCGATTTCAGGTCATAGTATGGGGGGACATGGCGCTTTAACCATTGGCCTTAAACACCCAGAACTGTTTTGCTCAATTTCAGCCTTCAGCCCAATCGTAAACCCAATGACATGTCCATGGGGACAAAAAGCCTTTAGTCACTATTTAGGTAGTGATCGCGCGACTTGGGCCGACTATGACAGTGTAGAGCTGCTCAAAAAACAGAGTGCGATACAGCCGATTCTGATTGACCAAGGTGGTAGCGATCACTTCTCAGAAGAGCAGTTGCAGCCAGAAAAACTAATTGCTGCAGCTGAACAGACTGGTCATGTTATTGAGCTTCGCATGCAGGCGGGTTATGACCATAGCTACTACTTTATCCAGAGCTTTATTGACGATCATCTCGCCTTCCACGCAGCTCACCTATTCCCAAGTTCTGAAGAAGATTAG
- a CDS encoding PilW family protein, producing the protein MVASLIGIIALMIIGSLYINAMKVATERYKQLTLVQNTLSVIQMLSNDIQRAGFDGNNGYSLRLSGAAETLYTRNSTDSGLVAYAYYIGVSGASPLYKNVVYEQRSGASSSLLICEKKQTTLMDINQVVNLTGSGLCYNLFDPKVIKVSDFDVSSEKIEGLKARSALVNIALETYLTEQPSLNTQQAFTIKQRNWQ; encoded by the coding sequence ATGGTCGCGTCGCTGATCGGGATTATCGCTTTAATGATCATTGGTTCGTTGTATATCAATGCAATGAAAGTGGCCACTGAACGCTATAAACAGCTGACGTTGGTTCAAAATACTCTAAGTGTGATTCAGATGTTGAGTAATGACATTCAGCGAGCTGGATTTGATGGCAACAATGGTTACTCGCTGAGACTATCGGGAGCCGCAGAGACTCTTTACACGCGCAATAGTACAGACAGCGGTTTGGTGGCTTATGCCTACTATATTGGGGTATCGGGTGCGAGCCCACTCTACAAAAACGTGGTGTATGAGCAACGAAGTGGTGCTTCAAGCTCTCTGCTGATATGTGAAAAGAAACAGACTACGCTCATGGATATCAATCAAGTAGTGAACTTAACCGGGTCAGGGCTTTGCTACAACCTGTTTGACCCTAAGGTGATAAAAGTGAGCGACTTTGATGTCTCCAGTGAAAAAATCGAGGGCTTAAAGGCGAGAAGTGCGCTAGTGAATATAGCTCTAGAAACCTACCTGACAGAACAACCAAGTTTGAATACCCAGCAGGCGTTCACGATAAAACAGAGGAACTGGCAATGA
- a CDS encoding GspH/FimT family pseudopilin — MNRGFTLLELLIVIVVLAIMLSWSVPSYQSLTESSKMKRLASELNGLMLLGKSQAVLQRRRLWAHVHMTGSTSDDGQWRIALTDDSAPGEGKVIQQIDGVAFRDIAVEVSYSSNQISFDDVHGRPSSGNIAFYPVGKPTHKLKLISHTQSARIRVCSSNSRGPHYGFASC, encoded by the coding sequence TTGAATCGCGGCTTTACCCTGTTGGAGCTACTGATCGTTATTGTGGTATTAGCCATTATGTTGAGCTGGTCGGTTCCAAGCTATCAATCGCTAACTGAGAGTAGCAAGATGAAGAGATTAGCTTCGGAGCTAAATGGTTTGATGTTGTTGGGTAAATCTCAAGCAGTATTGCAACGGAGGCGTTTATGGGCGCATGTCCATATGACAGGAAGCACATCCGATGATGGTCAATGGCGCATAGCGTTGACTGACGATAGTGCGCCAGGTGAGGGCAAAGTGATTCAGCAAATTGATGGCGTCGCGTTTCGAGACATCGCGGTGGAGGTAAGCTATTCCTCAAATCAGATTAGCTTTGACGATGTACATGGTCGCCCTTCATCTGGAAACATTGCCTTTTATCCAGTCGGTAAGCCTACTCACAAACTCAAACTTATCTCCCACACGCAGTCGGCGCGAATAAGAGTGTGCAGTAGCAATAGCCGAGGCCCACATTATGGTTTCGCATCGTGTTAA